The Toxotes jaculatrix isolate fToxJac2 chromosome 14, fToxJac2.pri, whole genome shotgun sequence genome window below encodes:
- the czib gene encoding CXXC motif containing zinc binding protein, whose translation MVKFGLQFKATLENVTNVRPLGEDFRWFLKLKCGNCGEIPDKWQYVTLVESVPLKGGRGSASMVQKCKLCARENSIDILGDTITPYNAEDSESFKTMVQFECRGLEPVDFQPQAGFAAQGAESGTPFPDINLLEKDWTDYDEKVSESVGIYEVTHKFIKC comes from the exons ATGGTG AAATTTGGGCTCCAGTTCAAAGCCACTCTGGAGAATGTCACCAACGTGAGACCACTGGGAGAAGACTTCCGCTGGTTTCTGAAG CTGAAGTGTGGGAACTGTGGCGAGATCCCGGACAAATGGCAGTATGTTACCCTAGTG GAGAGTGTGCCactgaaaggaggaagaggcagTGCCAGCATGGTGCAGAAGTGTAAACTCTGTGCTAGGGAAAATTCAATTG ATATCCTGGGAGACACAATCACACCTTATAAC GCCGAGGACAGTGAAAGCTTCAAAACAATGGTGCAGTTTGAGTGTCGAGGTTTGGAGCCTGTTGACTTCCAACCACAA GCTGGCTTTGCTGCACAAGGAGCAGAGTCTGGGACACCATTTCCTGATATCAACCTACTCGAAAAA GACTGGACCGACTATGATGAGAAAGTCAGCGAGTCGGTGGGAATATACGAGGTCACGCACAAGTTCATCAAGTGCTGA
- the uck2b gene encoding uridine-cytidine kinase 2-B, translating into MAGDSETHLKDRGENTSIIRQPFLIGVSGGTASGKSSVCEKIMELLGQNKIDHHQRQVAILSQDSFYKVLTPEQKAKALKGQFNFDHPDAFDNELIMQTLRQILQGKTVQIPVYDFVTHSRKEEFVTVYPADVVLFEGILMFYSQEIRDLFQMKLFVDTDPDTRLSRRVLRDISERGRELEQVLAQYITFVKPAFEEFCLPTKKYADVIIPRGADNLVAINLIVQHIQDILNGGLSKRHNGCMNGHSTPRQRRTSESSSRPH; encoded by the exons ATGGCCGGGGACAGCGAGACACATCTAAAGGACCGTGGCGAGAACACCAGCATTATTCGACAACCTTTTCTCATCGGTGTCTCCGGAGGTACCGCCAGCGGCAAG tCGTCTGTATGTGAGAAAATTATGGAGCTGCTGGGGCAGAACAAGATCGACCACCACCAGCGGCAGGTGGCGATCCTCAGCCAGGACAGCTTCTACAAGGTGCTGACTCCTGAGCAGAAGGCCAAGGCACTAAAGGGCCAGTTCAACTTCGATCATCCAG ATGCCTTTGACAATGAGCTGATCATGCAAACACTCAGACAGATCCTGCAGGGGAAGACTGTCCAGATCCCAGTTTATGACTTTGTCACTCATTCCAG GAAAGAGGAGTTTGTCACGGTGTATCCAGCTGATGTGGTCCTGTTTGAGGGTATCCTCATGTTCTACTCACAGGAAATCAGAGATCTGTTCCAGATGAAGCTGTTTGTTGACACAGATCCAGACACACGGCTCTCACGCCGAG TTCTAAGAGACATCAGTGAGCGTGGAAGAGAGCTGGAGCAAGTGCTGGCTCAATACATTACTTTTGTGAAACCGGCCTTTGAGGAGTTCTGTTTACCA ACAAAGAAGTATGCAGATGTGATTATTCCTCGAGGAGCAGATAACCTTG TGGCCATCAACTTGATAGTACAGCACATCCAAGACATTCTGAATGGCGGGCTAAGCAAGCGTCACAATGGCTGCATGAACGGCCACAGCACTCCACGTCAGCGGCGGACCTCCGAGTCCAGCAGCCGGCCTCATTGA
- the aldh9a1b gene encoding 4-trimethylaminobutyraldehyde dehydrogenase B: MLQRVAVFLRRPAAAPLAAAVRCVSSGSVDVTVPLNFWAGKRRTSQEKCNKESVYEPATGRVLCHLEPCGAVDVDEALKAAKLAFGHWSKMSGMERARIMIEAAHIIESRREEIAEMEVVNNGKSITEARLDVDSARLCIEYYAGLASTLAGQHVQLPGGSFAYTRREPLGVCAGIGAWNYPFQIAAWKSAPALACGNSMVFKPSPVTPVTAVMLAEIYTKAGAPDGLFNVVQGGQETGSLLCHHPDVAKVSFTGSVPTGKKIMEMASKGVKPVTLELGGKSPLLIFQDSDLENAVRGALMANFLSQGQVCSNGTRVFVQRDILPEFVEEVVKRTQAIEIGDPLLESTRMGALVSRSHLEKVLSFVDQAKKEGATVLCGGEPFVPSDPKLKGGYYMTPCVLGDCTDEMTCVKEEIFGPVMSVLSFETEEEVLHRANDTTMGLAAGVFTRDVRRAHRVVEHLKAGSCFINNYNITPVEVPFGGFKMSGIGRENGQVTIEYYSQLKTVFVEMGDVDSLF, translated from the exons ATGCTACAGAGGGTGGCTGTGTTCCTGCGGCGGCCCGCTGCCGCTCCTCTCGCGGCGGCGGTACGATGCGTCTCCTCGGGCTCAGTGGATGTCACCGTTCCGCTAAACTTCTGGGCTGGGAAGAGAAGGACTAGCCAAGAGAAATGCAACAAAGAAAGTGTTTATGAACCTGCAACAG GGCGGGTCTTGTGCCATTTGGAGCCGTGTGGAGCTGTGGATGTGGATGAGGCTCTGAAGGCTGCCAAGCTGGCCTTTGGCCACTGGAGCAAAATGTCTGGGATGGAGAGGGCGAGGATTATGATCGAAGCTGCCCATATCATTGAG agcaggagagaggagatagCTGAAATGGAGGTGGTCAACAATGGGAAGTCCATCACAGAGGCCCGTCTGGATGTGGACTCTGCCAGACTGTGTATAGAGTACTATGCAGGACTGGCCAGCACTCTGGCAG GTCAGCATGTGCAGTTGCCTGGAGGATCCTTTGCCTACACGCGGAGGGAACCTTTGGGAGTCTGTGCTGGCATTGGTGCTTGGAATTATCCTTTTCAGATAGCTGCCTGGAAATCAGCTCCAGCCCTGGCCTGTG GAAACTCCATGGTGTTCAAGCCTTCACCGGTGACACCCGTGACAGCAGTCATGCTGGCAGAGATCTACACTAAGGCTGGAGCTCCAGATGGGCTATTCAACGTGGTGCAGGGCGGCCAGGAGACCGGCAGCTTACTCTGCCACCACCCTGATGTAGCTAAAGTGTCCTTCACTGGGAGTGTTCCCACAGGCAAGAAG ATTATGGAGATGGCATCCAAGGGGGTGAAACCTGTGACTCTGGAGCTTGGGGGGAAATCTCCTCTGCTCATCTTCCAGGATAGCGATCTGGAGAACGCTGTGAGGGGAGCTCTCATGGCCAACTTCCTGTCCCAAGGCCAG GTCTGCAGCAATGGTACAAGGGTCTTTGTTCAGAGAGACATTCTGCCTGAGTttgtggaggaggtggtgaagaGAACCCAGGCGATTGAAATAGGAGACCCACTATTGGAGAGCACCCGAATGGGAGCCCTGGTCAGCCGGTCACATCTAGAAAAAGTCTTATCTTTTGTGGACCAGGCAAAGAAAGAA GGAGCCACAGTGTTGTGTGGAGGTGAACCCTTTGTCCCATCAGACCCCAAACTCAAAGGTGGATACTACATGACTCCATGTGTACTGG GTGACTGCACAGATGAGATGACCTGTGTGAAGGAGGAGATCTTTGGTCCTGTCATGTCCGTGTTGTCCTTTGAAACagaagaggaagtgctgcatAGAGCCAACGATACCACCATGGGTCTGGCTGCAGGAGTTTTCACCAG AGATGTGAGGCGAGCCCATCGTGTGGTTGAACACCTCAAGGCTGGTTCCTGTTTCATCAACAACTACAACATCACTCCCGTCGAGGTTCCCTTCggaggcttcaaaatgtcag GTATAGGGCGGGAGAACGGCCAGGTGACCATCGAATACTACTCCCAGCTAAAGACTGTGTTTGTGGAGATGGGCGATGTGGACAGTCTTTTctag
- the zte38 gene encoding zebrafish testis-expressed 38: MAAGKTCLRKNKEETAEWTGLFLSDLKTKEESLVFVKRMMAVAVSSITYLRGIFPEDAYRSRYLEDLCLKVLREDCHAPGANKVVKWMMGSFDALEKQYLQIVFIGVCTNPDEPNCIIESYQFRFKYTEKGPEMDILRDNGMEMQVTLEGTKRASVLLIRKLFLLMQNLDALPNDVYLTMKLYYYDDITPADYQPPGFKEGTCDSLWFEGMAVHFKVGEVQTAFHSLKVRVSAEQGRVEKLQEGNQMKETEQVSQGNPLEREINKVPHKKINDKEDLPSEDESAQFKKPTRSVAKRNAAAKNLSRKKRRI; the protein is encoded by the exons ATGGCAGCAGGGAAGACGTGCCTCAGGAAGAACAAGGAGGAAACTGCCGAG TGGACAGGATTATTCTTGAGCGACCTAAAAACCAAGGAAGAGTCCCTCGTCTTCGTTAAGAGGATGATGGCTGTGGCCGTCTCCTCCATCACCTATCTGAGAGGGATTTTCCCGGAGGATGCCTACAGATCCAGATATCTGGAAG ATTTGTGTCTCAAAGTTTTACGTGAAGATTGCCACGCGCCTGGTGCCAACAAAGTTGTGAAATG GATGATGGGCTCCTTTGATGCACTAGAGAAGCAGTAT CTCCAGATTGTGTTCATTGGG GTGTGCACCAATCCAGATGAACCTAAT TGCATTATTGAGTCCTACCAGTTTAGATTCAAATACACTGAGAAGGGACCAGAGATGGACATACTCAG GGACAATGGCATGGAGATGCAGGTGACACTGGAGGGCACCAAGAGAGCTTCAGTGCTGCTCATCAGGAAGCTCTTCCTGCTCATGCAGAACCTGGATGCCCTTCCTAATGATGTCTACCTCACCATGAAGCTCTATTATTATGATGACA TCACTCCTGCTGACTACCAACCACCAGGCTTCAAGGAGGGCACGTGTGACAGTCTGTGGTTTGAAGGCATGGCTGTGCACTTTAAGGTGGGCGAGGTGCAGACGGCCTTCCACAGCTTGAAAGTGCGTGTGTCGGCCGAACAAGGCCGAGTTGAGAAACTTCAGGAAGGCAACCAGATGAAGGAGACCGAGCAGGTTTCTCAGGGAAATCCTCTGGAGAGGGAAATTAACAAG GTTCCtcataagaaaataaatgacaaagagGATCTGCCCTCTGAAGATG AGTCTGCACAGTTCAAGAAACCCACCAGATCTGTGGCAAAG AGAAATGCAGCTGCCAAAAATCTTtcgaggaagaaaagaagaatttAG